From Procambarus clarkii isolate CNS0578487 chromosome 49, FALCON_Pclarkii_2.0, whole genome shotgun sequence, a single genomic window includes:
- the LOC138351376 gene encoding putative golgin subfamily A member 6-like protein 3, translating to MRTSLKNLNKEAFKSILIAYVDHCLILNRLSRLFNKYSTLVDEELLLVDEEVLLVDEEVLLVDEEVLLVDEEVLLVDEEVPLVDEEVLLVDEEVLLVDEEVLLVDEEVLLVDEKVPLVDEEVPLVDEEVPLVDEEVPLVDEEVPLVDEEVLLVDEEVPLVDEEVPLVDEEVPLVDEEVPLVDEEVPLVDEEVPLVDEEVPLVDEEVPLVDEEVPLVDEEVPLVDEEVPLVDEEVPLVDENMLLVDEEVPLVDEEVPLVDEEVLLVDEEVLLVDEEVPLVDEKMLLTKKQNHEQWLQLYISEISQRTQMQYKPGGKAH from the exons ATGAGAACATCATTGAAGAATCTAAACAAGGAGGCTTTCAAGTCCATACTCATTGCCTATGTAGACCATTGCTTGA TTCTGAATAGGCTCTCGCGTCTGTTCAATAAATATTCTACGCTGGTGGATGAAGAGCTGCTGTTGGTGGATGAAGAGGTGCTATTGGTGGATGAAGAGGTGCTATTGGTGGATGAAGAGGTGCTATTGGTGGATGAAGAGGTGCTGTTGGTGGATGAAGAGGTCCCGCTGGTGGATGAAGAGGTCCTGCTGGTGGATGAAGAGGTCCTGCTGGTGGATGAAGAGGTCCTGCTGGTGGATGaagaggtgctgctggtggatgaaaAGGTCCCGCTGGTGGATGAAGAGGTCCCGCTGGTGGATGAAGAGGTCCCGCTGGTGGATGAAGAGGTCCCGCTGGTGGATGAAGAGGTCCCGCTGGTGGATGaagaggtgctgctggtggatgaagAGGTCCCGCTGGTGGATGAAGAGGTCCCGCTGGTGGATGAAGAGGTCCCGCTGGTGGATGAAGAGGTGCCGCTGGTGGATGAAGAGGTGCCGCTGGTGGATGAAGAGGTGCCGCTGGTGGATGAAGAGGTGCCGCTGGTGGATGAAGAGGTGCCGCTGGTGGATGAAGAGGTGCCGCTGGTGGATGAAGAGGTGCCGCTGGTGGATGAAGAGGTGCCGCTGGTGGATGAAGAGGTGCCGCTGGTGGATGAAAATATGCTGCTGGTGGATGAAGAGGTCCCGCTGGTGGATGAAGAGGTCCCGCTGGTGGATGAAGAGGTCCTGCTGGTGGATGaagaggtgctgctggtggatgaagAGGTCCCACTGGTGGATGAAAAGATGCTGCTGACGAAGAAACAAAATCATGAACAATGGCTACAATTATACATAAGTGAAATAAGTCAACGAACGCAAATGCAATACAAACCTGGAG GCAAAGCTCACTAA